In Deltaproteobacteria bacterium, a single window of DNA contains:
- a CDS encoding YeeE/YedE family protein yields MAKQKIREFIVILLIIAGFVGVLYLIFRTRGFLTLDPDSLSDEEIALIKAAIRNHVLWAGLLIGGVMGAIVQRSKFCIAAACHSVVTIKDLSQTRAYATALIVAILGTQILYRTGEVDITRCIYIASPVTWLSFMVGGFVFGVGIVYAGGCASRILVRASEGNLGGLVSVMAFIFSSGATLWGILALVRVDYFNQLTLNLKTQYIPHLLQQFPFWVVILIVEVLLFVFVLSAPRDSEWWGMRWPVAGVAIGLTVILAWWINGAAYRAIPFIDSFSFTGPDDPTLLQTWRPKSLTFALADAQTFRYIIMWTGEKMNFGIATVFGVIGGALSAAMVTGTFHWVAPPLQQFKYNLVGGLLMGFGAVLALGCNIGQGLSGFSTLSFGSILTMTFILIGAISGARFMNWQLMREV; encoded by the coding sequence ATGGCGAAGCAGAAGATTCGGGAATTCATAGTTATACTTCTGATTATTGCAGGATTTGTCGGGGTCTTGTACCTGATTTTCCGGACGCGCGGGTTTCTGACGCTTGATCCGGATAGTCTCTCCGACGAAGAAATCGCGTTGATCAAGGCCGCCATCCGAAACCATGTACTTTGGGCGGGATTGTTGATCGGAGGCGTCATGGGAGCGATTGTGCAGCGGTCGAAATTCTGTATTGCTGCGGCATGCCACAGTGTTGTTACGATCAAGGACCTGAGCCAGACCCGGGCGTATGCCACGGCGCTGATCGTGGCGATCCTGGGGACCCAGATCCTCTACAGGACCGGGGAGGTGGATATTACTCGATGTATCTACATTGCATCCCCTGTGACATGGCTCAGTTTTATGGTCGGCGGATTTGTCTTCGGCGTCGGGATTGTTTACGCCGGTGGATGCGCCAGCAGAATTCTCGTTCGTGCGTCGGAAGGGAATTTAGGGGGACTGGTGAGTGTCATGGCTTTTATCTTTTCTTCCGGAGCGACTCTCTGGGGGATTCTTGCCCTGGTGCGGGTAGACTATTTCAATCAACTGACGTTGAATCTGAAGACGCAATACATTCCGCATCTATTACAACAGTTCCCCTTCTGGGTGGTGATCCTGATTGTTGAAGTCTTGCTGTTTGTTTTTGTTTTGTCGGCTCCCAGGGATTCGGAGTGGTGGGGGATGCGCTGGCCGGTTGCCGGGGTTGCAATCGGGTTGACGGTTATTCTCGCCTGGTGGATCAACGGGGCCGCCTATCGGGCAATCCCTTTTATCGATTCTTTTTCCTTTACCGGTCCGGATGATCCGACGCTCCTGCAGACCTGGCGTCCCAAAAGCCTGACTTTTGCGCTGGCGGATGCCCAAACCTTCCGTTATATTATTATGTGGACGGGAGAAAAGATGAATTTTGGGATTGCCACCGTATTTGGCGTGATCGGAGGTGCGCTTTCGGCTGCAATGGTTACCGGGACGTTTCACTGGGTGGCTCCTCCCCTTCAGCAATTTAAATATAATCTCGTCGGAGGACTTCTGATGGGCTTCGGTGCGGTTCTGGCATTGGGATGCAATATCGGGCAAGGGCTCAGCGGATTCTCCACGCTCTCTTTCGGCAGTATCCTGACGATGACCTTTATCCTCATCGGAGCGATTTCGGGCGCCAGGTTCATGAACTGGCAATTAATGAGGGAGGTCTAA
- a CDS encoding DUF302 domain-containing protein, which produces MALNDRGLVVSSVSHVGEMIDRTGKALGRTRKVFGKANVMEFCSAVISRDMLEQNAHLIAFCPYQIMVYSLPDDDHKIFISYRRPIWNGPADRKVLEKVEKLVSGIIRDVVDLYGGESEL; this is translated from the coding sequence ATGGCGCTGAACGACCGGGGACTTGTGGTTTCCAGTGTTTCCCATGTGGGAGAGATGATCGATCGGACCGGCAAGGCCCTCGGCAGGACCCGGAAGGTTTTCGGAAAAGCCAATGTGATGGAATTCTGCAGCGCGGTCATTTCCCGTGACATGCTTGAACAGAATGCTCACCTGATTGCATTCTGTCCCTATCAGATCATGGTCTATTCCCTGCCGGATGACGACCATAAGATCTTTATATCCTACCGCCGGCCGATCTGGAACGGTCCCGCGGACCGGAAGGTTCTGGAGAAAGTGGAAAAGCTGGTGAGCGGGATCATCCGAGATGTCGTAGACTTGTACGGAGGTGAATCGGAATTATGA
- a CDS encoding thioredoxin fold domain-containing protein: MIAFLKDFSSLRRLSYRPLVVMLVLLFAGVARAEGPSTSQSADGFFDLFMGDLGEELQTAREEGKKGILLFFEIDSCPFCIRMKRRLLSRADVQDIFGKAFLRFSVDVEGDVEITDFRGKTMREKDFALNQRVRGTPTMIFYNLKGKEVTRYVGAIDRLDNLLLLEEYVTGEVYRKMPFIRYKRLHRNTQNSHVP; encoded by the coding sequence ATGATTGCCTTCCTGAAAGATTTCTCCTCCCTCCGCCGGTTGTCTTACCGGCCATTGGTCGTGATGCTGGTTTTGCTCTTTGCCGGGGTTGCCCGGGCGGAAGGCCCTTCGACTTCTCAAAGCGCGGACGGTTTTTTCGATCTTTTTATGGGAGATTTAGGTGAGGAGCTTCAGACAGCTCGGGAAGAGGGGAAAAAGGGAATATTGCTTTTTTTTGAGATTGATTCCTGTCCATTCTGCATTCGTATGAAACGGCGACTTCTGAGCCGTGCAGACGTTCAGGACATTTTCGGCAAGGCGTTCCTCCGGTTTTCCGTCGATGTAGAGGGGGATGTGGAGATCACCGATTTCCGGGGGAAAACCATGCGCGAGAAGGATTTTGCGCTGAATCAGCGTGTACGGGGTACGCCAACGATGATCTTCTATAACCTGAAGGGGAAAGAGGTTACCCGGTATGTCGGTGCGATTGATCGGTTGGATAACCTGTTGTTGCTGGAAGAATATGTGACGGGAGAGGTCTATCGTAAGATGCCCTTTATTCGGTATAAGCGTCTCCACCGGAACACACAAAACAGCCATGTGCCGTAG
- a CDS encoding TolC family protein produces the protein MCRRDSDGAKRLCFAFFWMLVCCFPCLCTADPIRTPLPEPLTLQRALALADEPDPALAEAQADLEGAEADRRLIESTLGIQASFSGNLRWIKPDPLAPDPSQNDSSLHFNIRKRLYDFGRSRYGLSAVRSEIEASEWLYEDARQQRRIEIMVRFLEVLLADMEYDRDSEAAAVAYARYDRLRDRNELGQVSDIDLQQAASEYRKARRDRAVSQAPQRTRRALLAEVLNRPGELPVTLVEPEFAGLDRDPPPVDDLIREALKMNPVLRALRSQVQAVQEKLKEDRAGRNPILTAEIHRAFYKRRFGSRDQWRADMLLEVPLLTGGTVEANEAEHLAERHRLEARLDRRSREVRQAVLERWEEIRTLRQGLVEARARVQYRDLYLDRSRSLYELEVKTDLGDAMTQNVAAFLHETRTKFELALAWARLAALTGKSAGFLKAESGSASPHKNRKD, from the coding sequence ATGTGCCGTAGGGATAGTGACGGAGCAAAAAGACTCTGCTTTGCTTTTTTCTGGATGCTGGTCTGTTGTTTCCCCTGTCTGTGTACGGCGGACCCGATTCGTACGCCTCTCCCCGAGCCTTTGACCCTGCAAAGGGCGCTGGCGTTGGCCGATGAGCCGGATCCGGCCCTTGCCGAGGCCCAGGCGGATCTGGAAGGTGCGGAGGCGGATCGTCGTTTGATTGAATCGACTTTGGGAATTCAGGCCTCCTTTTCCGGAAATCTCCGCTGGATCAAGCCGGATCCCCTCGCTCCGGATCCTTCACAAAACGATTCGAGTCTTCATTTCAATATCAGAAAACGTCTCTATGATTTTGGTCGAAGCCGGTACGGTCTTTCCGCTGTTCGTTCAGAGATTGAAGCCTCTGAATGGCTTTATGAAGATGCCCGGCAGCAGCGGCGCATTGAGATCATGGTTCGTTTTCTTGAGGTTCTTCTCGCGGATATGGAATATGACCGGGACAGTGAGGCCGCCGCCGTGGCCTATGCGCGTTACGACCGGCTACGGGACCGGAATGAACTGGGGCAGGTCTCGGACATTGATCTGCAACAGGCTGCAAGCGAGTATCGTAAGGCACGGCGGGATCGCGCCGTCAGTCAGGCGCCCCAGCGAACCCGCCGTGCCCTCCTTGCGGAGGTCCTCAATCGTCCGGGAGAGCTTCCGGTGACCCTGGTGGAACCGGAATTCGCGGGGCTGGACCGGGATCCGCCGCCGGTGGATGACCTGATCCGGGAGGCTTTGAAAATGAATCCCGTCCTGCGTGCCCTTCGGTCTCAGGTGCAGGCCGTTCAGGAAAAACTGAAGGAGGATCGGGCCGGGCGAAACCCGATCCTTACGGCGGAGATTCATCGGGCTTTTTATAAACGACGTTTTGGTTCCCGGGACCAGTGGCGGGCGGACATGCTGTTGGAGGTCCCTCTCCTGACGGGGGGGACGGTCGAAGCGAACGAGGCCGAACACCTGGCCGAGCGGCATCGACTGGAGGCGCGTCTTGACCGGCGAAGCCGGGAAGTGCGACAGGCGGTGCTGGAGAGATGGGAGGAGATCCGGACACTCCGGCAAGGACTTGTGGAAGCCCGAGCGAGAGTGCAATACCGTGATCTCTATCTCGATCGGAGCCGCTCTCTCTATGAACTGGAAGTCAAGACCGACCTCGGGGATGCCATGACGCAGAATGTGGCGGCGTTCCTCCATGAAACACGAACAAAATTTGAATTGGCGCTGGCGTGGGCCAGACTGGCTGCCTTGACCGGAAAGTCGGCCGGTTTTTTGAAGGCCGAATCCGGGTCGGCGTCGCCTCATAAGAATCGAAAAGATTGA
- a CDS encoding efflux RND transporter periplasmic adaptor subunit, which translates to MGEFLLEKILFRRKRVAGCIFCLLLGSILPAWAVEYPSVLKWDRRVELSTPVSGIVSEVAVHEGERVRKGQLLLQLDDRPFRLEIDRARSVVKRLVVVLDEARREKDRAEELYARTVLSDHELQLARIGWTIADAKLESAKSDLARAKLDLEYSTVRAPFDGRILERHAEVGQTLVQRFRSTPLIVLAASDRMCAQALMTQEQFSNVTPGQKVMVKVEGHLYPGTVRSIGLTPVSAEVPGALYPVDIVFRIDPVITFRAGQPATILFSGDSL; encoded by the coding sequence ATGGGTGAATTCCTGCTTGAGAAAATTCTGTTCCGCCGGAAGAGGGTTGCGGGATGTATCTTTTGCCTTCTGCTGGGAAGCATCCTCCCGGCATGGGCGGTGGAGTACCCCTCGGTCTTGAAATGGGATAGAAGGGTGGAACTCAGCACTCCTGTTTCAGGTATTGTTTCCGAAGTTGCCGTACACGAAGGGGAACGGGTGCGTAAAGGTCAACTTTTGCTGCAACTGGATGACCGTCCCTTTCGGTTGGAAATCGATCGGGCTCGATCGGTTGTCAAGCGACTTGTCGTTGTGCTTGATGAGGCACGGCGGGAGAAGGACCGGGCCGAAGAACTCTATGCCCGCACTGTCCTGTCCGACCATGAATTACAATTGGCCCGGATCGGATGGACGATTGCCGACGCAAAACTGGAATCAGCAAAGAGCGATCTTGCCCGGGCGAAACTGGATCTCGAATACAGTACGGTCCGGGCGCCGTTTGACGGAAGGATCCTGGAGCGGCATGCGGAGGTGGGGCAAACCCTCGTGCAGCGTTTCCGGTCGACGCCGCTCATTGTATTGGCTGCATCGGACCGAATGTGTGCCCAGGCCCTGATGACGCAGGAACAGTTCTCAAACGTTACCCCCGGCCAGAAAGTGATGGTGAAGGTGGAAGGGCATCTTTATCCCGGGACGGTGCGGTCCATTGGCTTAACACCGGTGTCTGCAGAGGTTCCCGGGGCGCTTTATCCTGTGGATATTGTCTTCCGCATCGATCCGGTGATCACGTTTCGGGCGGGACAGCCGGCCACGATTCTTTTCTCCGGCGATTCCTTATAG
- a CDS encoding sulfurtransferase TusA family protein, giving the protein MDRTLDIRGFVCPLPVLKTKQALDRMKPGEILKVMATDPDAGADISRLFKRLGHSVLNVREEGEGITVLIRKK; this is encoded by the coding sequence ATTGACCGTACATTGGATATCCGGGGGTTTGTCTGCCCTCTGCCGGTTTTGAAGACCAAGCAGGCGTTGGATCGGATGAAACCAGGGGAGATTTTGAAGGTGATGGCAACGGATCCGGATGCCGGGGCGGATATTTCACGGCTCTTCAAGCGTCTCGGGCATTCGGTTCTGAACGTCCGGGAGGAGGGAGAGGGGATTACCGTTCTGATCCGTAAAAAATAG
- a CDS encoding ATP-binding cassette domain-containing protein translates to MALVSLQGVKISFGGLPVLESINLSIDRGERVCLVGRNGTGKSTLMGLIAREVKPDEGSIVFRQGVTITGLAQEVPRGLCGTVFDVVADAFGKQGKLLAEYHNLGGRLGRDQSEKLMTAFENVQHRLEAAGGWDIEPHVETMLSRLKLSADTEFSELSGGRKRLVLLARALVSEPDLLLLDEPTNHLDIDTIAWLEEFLLSFGGALLFVTHDRMLIRKLATRIVDLDRGRLTNWPGNYQIYQELKEAAVAEEATENAKFDKKLAAEEAWIRQGVKARRTRNEGRVRALKEMRRIRAGRREGIGNVRMQIQKAEQTGRTVIEAEGVGYSYGGVDTIRGFSTTILRGDKIGIIGPNGAGKTTLLKILLGQLIPMEGTIRHGTKLQPAYLDQHRALLNDEKSVRDNVADGSDYVTLYGNRRHVIGYLQDFLFPPERALSPVKVLSGGERNRLLLAKLFTKPSNLLVLDEPSNDLDMETLDLLEGLLMDYPGTVLLVSHDRAFINNVVTSTLVFEGEGCVNEYVGGYDDWLRQRKEPAPVLPGKEKKKDRRPDRSASKRKLTFKEQKELEALPERIEALESEREEIHTRLADPAFYRSSGKKVAETRARLEALDNELTGVYERWEVLESLRG, encoded by the coding sequence ATGGCATTGGTGAGTTTGCAGGGTGTGAAAATCAGCTTTGGAGGGCTGCCCGTTCTCGAGAGTATTAATCTCTCTATCGACCGGGGCGAACGGGTCTGCCTGGTCGGGAGGAACGGGACAGGCAAATCGACTCTTATGGGGCTGATCGCCCGTGAAGTCAAACCGGATGAAGGCAGCATCGTGTTCCGGCAGGGGGTGACAATCACCGGGCTTGCCCAGGAGGTTCCAAGGGGGCTTTGCGGCACCGTTTTTGATGTGGTAGCGGACGCGTTTGGTAAGCAGGGAAAACTGCTGGCCGAGTATCACAATCTGGGCGGCAGGCTGGGCCGGGATCAGAGCGAGAAGCTGATGACCGCCTTTGAAAATGTTCAGCACCGGTTGGAGGCGGCTGGCGGCTGGGACATAGAACCGCACGTCGAGACGATGCTCTCGCGGCTTAAGCTTTCGGCCGATACGGAGTTCTCCGAGCTTTCCGGCGGCCGCAAGCGGCTGGTCCTGCTTGCCCGGGCCTTGGTCAGCGAGCCGGACCTTTTGCTTCTGGACGAGCCTACGAATCATCTGGATATCGATACCATTGCGTGGCTGGAGGAGTTTCTGCTTTCTTTCGGCGGGGCACTTCTGTTTGTCACCCACGACCGAATGTTGATCCGGAAGCTTGCGACACGGATCGTGGACCTCGATCGCGGCCGCCTCACGAACTGGCCTGGAAATTATCAGATCTATCAGGAACTCAAAGAGGCCGCAGTGGCGGAGGAGGCCACAGAAAACGCCAAGTTCGACAAGAAGCTGGCTGCAGAGGAGGCCTGGATACGGCAAGGGGTGAAAGCGCGCAGGACGCGCAATGAAGGCCGCGTGCGCGCACTCAAGGAAATGCGCAGGATCCGGGCGGGGCGGCGCGAGGGAATCGGCAATGTGCGGATGCAAATACAGAAGGCGGAGCAGACGGGGCGGACCGTAATTGAGGCGGAGGGCGTGGGTTACAGCTATGGCGGGGTTGATACAATCCGGGGGTTTTCAACAACGATCCTGCGCGGCGATAAGATCGGCATTATCGGACCGAACGGAGCGGGGAAGACCACGTTGCTCAAGATATTGCTCGGTCAACTTATCCCGATGGAAGGGACGATCCGGCACGGCACGAAACTCCAACCAGCCTACCTCGACCAGCACCGGGCGCTCCTCAATGATGAAAAAAGTGTCCGGGATAATGTGGCGGACGGCAGCGACTATGTGACCCTCTACGGGAATCGGCGTCATGTGATCGGTTATCTTCAGGATTTTCTTTTTCCTCCGGAGCGTGCGCTGAGCCCGGTGAAGGTCCTCTCGGGAGGGGAGCGCAACCGGCTGTTGCTGGCCAAGCTTTTCACGAAACCGTCAAACCTGCTTGTACTCGATGAGCCCTCGAACGATCTGGATATGGAGACTCTGGATCTGCTTGAAGGACTCCTGATGGACTACCCGGGAACGGTCCTTCTTGTAAGCCACGACCGGGCATTCATCAACAATGTCGTGACCAGCACGCTCGTGTTTGAAGGGGAAGGATGTGTGAACGAATATGTGGGCGGCTATGACGACTGGCTCAGACAGAGAAAAGAGCCCGCTCCCGTGCTTCCGGGCAAGGAGAAAAAAAAGGACAGGCGCCCTGATCGTTCGGCCTCAAAACGGAAATTGACCTTCAAGGAACAAAAGGAGCTGGAAGCTCTTCCCGAGCGCATCGAGGCGCTTGAATCGGAACGGGAAGAGATCCATACCCGTCTGGCGGATCCCGCCTTTTATCGATCAAGCGGCAAAAAGGTGGCTGAAACCAGGGCAAGACTTGAGGCGTTGGACAATGAACTGACCGGGGTCTATGAGCGTTGGGAAGTACTGGAATCGCTCAGGGGATAA
- a CDS encoding cupin domain-containing protein yields MAEHFHIDDIASFSTEKMTVKITHDSINFRQLLFCFMAGQELPVHSHDVDSEIIFAIMDGEGILIEEGKEVEVKKGDIVIGQVRIPHGIRAVSDLKVLVTITPPL; encoded by the coding sequence ATGGCGGAACATTTTCATATCGACGACATTGCAAGCTTCAGCACGGAAAAAATGACCGTTAAGATTACACACGATTCCATTAATTTTCGACAACTCCTTTTCTGTTTCATGGCCGGGCAGGAGCTTCCCGTCCATTCCCACGATGTTGACTCCGAGATCATCTTTGCAATTATGGACGGAGAAGGAATCCTGATCGAAGAGGGCAAAGAAGTGGAGGTCAAAAAAGGCGATATCGTGATCGGACAGGTTCGGATTCCCCACGGTATCCGGGCTGTGAGCGATCTGAAGGTGCTGGTGACCATCACTCCGCCGTTGTAG
- the folE gene encoding GTP cyclohydrolase I FolE: MDTDKIAKGVRLILEGIGEDPERPGLKETPRRVAEFYEEIFGGLTADLSQVIRPIEGEAHKEMVMVRDIPFYSVCEHHLLPFIGKAHIAYIPGEGKIVGFSAFTRALDLLARRPQVQERLTTQLADLIVASIDPRGAMVVIEAEQLCVSMRGVKKAGAKTITSAVRGIFETHERTRIEMLELMRKGQ; the protein is encoded by the coding sequence ATGGATACCGACAAGATTGCGAAAGGGGTCCGGTTGATCCTGGAGGGGATTGGTGAGGATCCGGAACGTCCCGGTTTGAAAGAGACTCCTCGACGGGTTGCGGAGTTCTATGAGGAGATTTTCGGCGGGTTGACAGCCGACCTGTCGCAGGTGATCCGGCCGATTGAAGGGGAGGCTCATAAAGAGATGGTCATGGTCCGGGATATTCCTTTCTACTCGGTCTGTGAACATCACCTTCTTCCCTTTATCGGAAAGGCCCATATCGCCTATATCCCGGGGGAAGGAAAGATCGTCGGGTTTTCAGCCTTCACCCGGGCGCTGGATCTGCTGGCCCGAAGACCGCAGGTTCAGGAACGGTTGACCACACAATTAGCCGACCTGATCGTGGCGAGTATCGACCCGCGGGGGGCCATGGTGGTGATTGAAGCGGAGCAGCTCTGTGTCTCCATGCGGGGCGTGAAGAAGGCCGGGGCGAAGACGATTACTTCGGCGGTACGGGGGATCTTTGAGACCCACGAGCGTACCCGGATCGAGATGCTGGAGTTGATGCGGAAAGGGCAATAG